In a single window of the Callithrix jacchus isolate 240 chromosome 1, calJac240_pri, whole genome shotgun sequence genome:
- the IFNB1 gene encoding interferon beta produces the protein MTRKCLLQIALLLCFSTTAISMSGNLLGFLQRRSNFQSQKLLWQLNGRLEYCLKDRMNFEVPKEITQPQQLQKEDAALIIYEMLENIFTIFRGDFSRTGWNETIVENLLANVYQHAEHLNTILKEKWEEKEFTRGKFMSTLYLKRYYGRILHYLKAKEYSHCAWTIVRVEMLRNFYFINRLTSYL, from the coding sequence ATGACCCGCAAGTGTCTCCTCCAAATTGCTCTCCTGTTGTGCTTCTCCACTACAGCTATTTCCATGAGTGGCAACTTGCTTGGATTCCTACAAAGAAGAAGCAATTTTCAGAGTCAGAAGCTCCTGTGGCAATTGAATGGAAGGCTTGAATATTGCCTCAAGGACAGGATGAACTTTGAGGTCCCTAAGGAGATCACACAACCGCAGCAACTCCAGAAGGAGGACGCCGCATTAATCATCTATGAGATGCTCGAGAACATCTTTACTATTTTCAGAGGAGACTTCTCTAGGACTGGCTGGAATGAGACTATTGTTGAGAACCTCCTTGCTAATGTCTATCAGCATGCAGAACATCTGAACACAATCctgaaagaaaaatgggaagaaaaagaattcacCAGGGGAAAATTCATGAGCACTCTGTACCTGAAAAGATATTATGGGAGGATTCTGCATTACCTGAAGGCCAAGGAgtacagccactgtgcctggaccatAGTCAGAGTGGAAATGCTCAGGAACTTTTACTTTATTAACAGACTTACAAGTTACCTCTGA